From Rhododendron vialii isolate Sample 1 chromosome 7a, ASM3025357v1:
ttttaaaagtaatgagtgaagagataagaaaaatttattgaaaactatgTGCTGGAGTTTTGAGACtaaaaaaagaacacaattCATTCAATTACTCCATTCGTATCATAAAATTGGTGTCCTATGAAATTACgtgcaatttttaaatttaaaaatatattatttactaaaatatttttttaattctttttttgtcttgttcAAAAGATATTATccagatctatcaaataaaatttatattaaacAAATAActattttgataaatatattatttttaaatttaaaaattacaagtAATTTTGTACCGAGAACTAACTTTACGAAAGGAGTACTATTTGGAGATTCACTTTATTTTCCTGTCTGTGAATCTATTGTGGTCCCAAATTTTTTAGTACTATTTGGAGATTCACTTTTATCTTCCTGTCCGTCAATCTATTgtggtcccttttttttttctctaatatctctattataaaacaaaagggtgtggggacaaattGTTGGAATggtttagattcatttgatccaaaggctgtagtacATCCTTCCACTTCACGGTTAAGTGCCCatgattttcacctaaatcacataaCTGTCATCCCCTTTCAACTGAGATGCGTAGTGCAGTAGGCACGGACTAACACTAATTATATATATTGACGGAAGGTTAATGTGAAAAATTAGTAAGTTAGtccacaaaaaatttaaaaactatcCATAGCTCTAGATCCACAAATCACCCACAAGGTGACTTGAAATCTGATCTCCCTCCTACAAGAGAGAGCCAATAATTATCAACTGGCAACAAGTCCATTGGTTATTGTGGTCCCAATTGACAAGCTAATGACGTCATCATGCTGACAGAAGCATTTTCATTGATTGTGTCAGCTGATGCAGATGTCATGTCGATACTACTCCTTGTATCGAGATATGTATCCGCCGTGTGCAGATCCGTTGGAGTGCTATGATAGAAACCCCACGCAGCGAGGTGCGTATTCAGTATGTGTACGTCTCCTCCGTATGTCTTTTTTCATTGGTGATGGAGCCGTGGAGCTGAAAGAGCTCTACAGCACCACGTGATAAATGGCTAATTTTCTCATGCAACGGGGTCCAATTCAGTTGATTACTCTTGTACAATTGTAATTGAGATGTCAAAAGGTTGAACCCATAATCTTCTTTCCACTTAGAAggactcttttcttttcttttttttttcttctatgatgtatttatttcttgtattgatgAAGTAAGTGGGTTAATTGTCTCGTGAACTCTCACGCAATTAATGTATTGTTTAGTGATTTGAATTCCTTAAGTTATAGTACATAATGTAAATAATATCCCATATCAATTCACAAAAAAGAAACTACCTTCAATTTTAAATTGGGGCCCAGAAATATCAActttaatcaacaaaattttCTATTGTATTTTGGTTCCACCTTGAATTATTTCCTATATTCCATTAATTCAATCCTCTTTCAAAAGagcaatgtattttttttttttggagaggaAAATGAAATACTTGAGTGTTAATGGTTTAATTTTTGCATCAATTCAATTACTAGTTCGCATCAATTTTTAGCTTGGAATTTGTGTTTAGTGTGTTGTAAAATTTAGACAATTGCTAGACAccggatttaaaaaataatgtatttacttCCAAAACTATCAATAAAAGATTGGATTTTTTGGTGATCAATTAAACTGTGAATCGATGCCCCTGTCTGTAGAAAAAGGTTGAAAGGCCAATTTCGTAATGTACTACGATCAGTTGAAAGACCTAAAATCGCAAAGGCTTGGGTCGGCCACGGCCAGTCGGCCACCGCGTCTGCCAAATTCTTCGTGCTAATGTCATCCCCGTGACATCATGTGCCCCGATATCATCACAGCCACAGGCATTTTTTACATAACATAATGATTATGAGCTCCTGCttccttttttgtgtgtgtcgGTATTGCAATTAATGGAGCTCCCGGCCCCCCACCCCAACCCCTCCGCCcgccaaaattaaaaatattattcaataTTCACATAACAATTCAAACATACCACTAAACACAATTTTTCACATATATGTGAGCTCCATACGTACTATTATATATGGGCCCcatatgtatgtgagaggtaccaaaatttattttgatgCTTATAAGTACGGATCATAAGTGTACAGAGATTATACAAACGTTGGGTTGTGTCATTAATAGGCTCCACGTGAACGGTTCAGAGTTGTTTCCGCCAAGAATTTGAAGGCGTTTTTACCATCTTGTTTGCACTAATAATATTAATTTTGGCATTTGAGCTTTTCGCTCACACTAACTAGCAATTTGTCAACAACTTctttcttaataattttttcgcTCACGTACTAATCTACTTATTCACTGTCgaaaaataacttgacatttctcaataacttattcCCTATCGAAAATACTTAACAACTTGAttgcaacaattttttttccttcaaaacttATTCATTACCAAAAACACTATCTATTAATTAAAttgtagtaattttttgtgaccttataaaaaatcagcttaatttgatatttgaaagtgtttgatccaatattttaatttttctctcaGAATTCATGATCCTaacttttgaaattaattttttacaaggctactcaaaaactattttaaaattattgaaacgattgaatttttttgtgaccCCTTAGTAGGCCCCATACACCGTGTATACTACAGCTGTAGCTTTTTCGTCAAGACCGTGATTGGAAtttagggcccgattggatgctgTTTTGGTTGGGTGTATTCCACAATACACCCGGTTTAGGAGTGATGGGACTTGTTTAGCTGGCTTTGGCAACCATTTTTTCACTTGTattcaactctctctcttcttcgcGTATACACACCCCAATCCGGTGGGAGAGCTACTAAATTATTGCTACCCCTGAGCCCTGCAATAGCTTCTCCGGCCTGATACACCCAAATTTTGACCATTTTACTCCTCATTATCCCCCTTCCCTAACGGCTCTCTCTCCCAGCGACAGTgaatcaagaagaagaagaacaacaacaacacaCAGCGAATCAAGAAGAACAACAAcagatcaccaccaccacaaaacaCACgaaatatgtatgtatatttagagagagagagacgtacctgTTGTTATCGGAATTTTTGGGAGGAATTTtgtaggagagagggaggcACAATCGGAtttgtgggagagagagagggaagatcGTCGTCGTGTGAATAATTGAACGCCGCCGCCGTCGTCCATGGGATAAGGCAAGAAGGTCAGAAGGTGGGTGGGCCGGTGGGTGGGGTGCAGTAAATGGTGGgtgttccttttctttcttttttggtgaaCGTAAATGGTGGGTGTTCGGTGgtataaacaaacaaaaaagctataaaaaaaaatttcaaacttaatatttttatatataaaaaacagaaatggataaaaaaacagaaatgtctaacgttttttaatattttaaattaaGTAATTATTATACTAGTTAactaatttacttttgatcctttgtgaaaaaaattattaaaagttCAATTTCGTAATTAAATATTTAATCTAATCAATAATCTAATTTAACAATGCGCAAGGACAAAAGAGTCATTTGACTGCTTTTAAATCATACACCCATTTTATCCTCCTTCcttaatacatcatccaaataatctactttttaatacacctTCTATAAATGTCATATCAATGTGGGCCATTctttcttaactaataccccctatTATCTTATCatcccttcataaataatacacttAAAACTCATaccgcatccaatcgggcccagGTGCGCTGAATGTCAAACATGATTTGTCAAATATTGCTTAACTACTACTCGTATAGTATTACTAGCATTTTTGCCATTTGGTTTTTGAGTATAGCCTCTATGGATTTGATTGATACTTTTACTTATTTAtcattttacgagacatgtcattttctcacaatatatcacctttaattcaaaaaataaacacttattttagttaatgtaACACCcctaagtacttaaaaaaataagaattttagtgGAACAAGACTttttttaatgtcatttttgtgACAACAATTATCTTATAGtgtcaattttcttgtagtATTTGAAGAATGTGCTTCAAAAAATGCGATGAGGAAGTGTTTTCTTTGAATCGGATCGTGCTTATTGTGTGGCCCGCGATCCTCGATTCGAGTTCCTCCTCTGTTTGCTGGGGGGCTACCTAGCCTTCTATTTCTcacctgcacagtgaacgcacgactaagatctggccggggttgcccggcaaggccttCCGGCGCGAGGATCAGTATATGTTTTTagagaggaaagagactagggttttttgTAGGGTTGAGTGTGTGTACCTTTTAGGGTTTTTCCTTTGATATTTATAATGTCTTCTTGACTTGCTTCCCAAGCacaggcatgtgccttgcacgggttAGGTGACGTCGCCCTGAGGTCACTGAGTAGATCTGGCAACCGTTTTTGGGCGTGAGCTGGCAGCTCCCATGTGCTCTCATCGTTATCTCTTGGCGTAACTGCTTCGTCACGTGAGAGAGCACATGACTCAGCAAGTGGCCGAGCCCATGTCTCGCCGACCCTGGCGGACGACACGAGGTAAGAAGTCCAACGGAGCCGCCATACAAGAGGTGGCCGAACCTGAAGAGACTCCTTAAAGGTAGCCGAGGCTGAGAGCTTATTTCTTCAGGACAGTTGCCGAGCTTGATTAAGCCATCTGTGTTGTAATCTTGCCAATAGCCGAGCTTGGTCTCGGCCTGCTCCTCAACGGACTTGGACCGTTAGATTCGGTACACTACACTTATCATAAAGTACTACTATAtcatactccttccgtccctttttaagtgtcctgtttcgtaactccaacttattaaaaagacatcatcattacacctttcacatcaactttttcctctactttccctacttacccatcatcattacacttttactcactaacttttcaaaataaaatctacttttagggataaaatagacaatacaccaacttttaccctcctaactttacaaaatggacacttattaagggacagcccaaaatgaaatactggacacaaaaaaaggaacggaggaagtagttacatttacattttgattttttgatataATTCAAATTAGAAGTACAATTAACgttaatttggtttttttgacttgtacatattttttatttttataacttaATGGTAAGTAGACGACCAAGTTAGGAATCGGACTTAGACAATCCAAATGTCAGAGATAGCCATGCTCACCTCTTGTGTGAGGTCAGCCATGTTTATCGCCATGACATCACTGAGTTTAGAATTTGTGATCCATCAAACCCAACCCCCCACCCCTTACTTTTTTGTCGGTATACAAGCTGGAGCTCTCAAGACTTGAGATCTGATTATGTTGTTGGGATTTTGGCCCCGTTattttgaacttaatttaaatttaaaatttttgttcttatttgattttttttttgcgtttgttaaatttgtgtcaaatttttgtgagttattgattcatttggacaagaagaatcaaaaaagtaatttttgttacttttatccaagtattttaaaaaataaccacttttaattgaaaaaatgttggtttaaattaagttcataagaacacGCCTTAAGGTGGTTTGAAATAATCCGAATCCAACAGAATTTGAATTTCATAAATCCGAGAGAGTCTTTTACAAATCCGAATCAGAATTTCATAAATCTGAATCCGAATTTCATAAGGTGGTCCATTGACAAGCCTACTGAAAGTCAAACCCGATTTGTATAAGACTCTctcgatttaaaaaaaaaaaaactaggttcttagtcttttttttaatgtgaaACACCACAGAATCCGAATTCGAATTTCATAAATCCGAGAGAGTCTTTTACAaatcaaaatttcataaatctGACAGAATCTGAATTCGAATTTCATAAATCCGAGAGAGTCTTTTACAAATCTGAATCTGAATTTCCTACGGTGGTCCATTAACAGACCTACTAAAAGTCAAACCCGATTTGTGAAAGACTCTctcgattaaaaaaaacactagGTTCTTAGTCTTTTTTTAATGCGAAACACCACGGAATCCATATTTGAATTTCATAAATCCAAGAGAGTCTTTTACAAATCCAAATTTCATTAGTCCATTGACAGACCTACTGAAAGTCAAACCCGATTTGTATAAGACTCtctcgattaaaaaaaaaactaacaaactaGGTTCTTAGTCTTTTTTTAATGTGAAACACCACGGAATCCAAATTCGAATTTCATAAATCCGAGAgtcttttacaaattcaatcGACAGAATTCGAATTTCATAAATCCGAGAGAGTCTTTTacaaatccgaatccgaatttTCTAAGgtggtccattgacaggcctactaaAAGCCAAACCCGATTTGTGAAAGACTCtctcgattaaaaaaaaaactaggttcttagagcatctccaatgggagatgtcaaACATGACGTGGACAGTGCAACGGTAACTTTTGGCATCAATTCACCTTCCAATCTAGATGCCTTCTATTAGGCCAAATCCTACGTGGCATTTGACATGGATGAAGGGGGGAGGAAGCATGCCAACTTTGACTACCTACACCTTGcctgccaaatttcaaaaataactaTTTGGATTTTGACATTAAGGGTTGAAGAGGGAtagcttgatgtcaaataaatagaatttgacataagggttgggaaggaaggctttgatgtcaaattggagaagCCAAAATGCCAtatcagccttcaaaaaaaaattgacatcctcaatttgaagtcaagggttggagatgctcttagtctTTTTTTAATGCGAAACACCACGGAATCCGAATTTGAATTTCATAAATCCAAGAGAGTCTTTTACAAATTCGAATTTCCATAAGGAGGtctattgacaggcctactGAAAGTCAAACCCGATTTGTATACGACTCTCTcgatttaaaaaacaaaactaggTTCTTAGTCTTTTTTTAATGTGAAACACCACGGAATCCGAATTCGAATTTCATAAATCAGAGAGAGTCTTTTACAAATCCAATCCGACAGAATCCGAATTTCATAAATCCGAGAGAGTTTTTTACAATTCCGAATCTGAATTTCCTAAGgtggtccattgacaggcctactaaAAGTCAAACCCGATTTGTGAAAGACTCTctcgatttaaaaaaaaaaaataggttctTAGTCTATTTTTAATGCGAAACACCACAGAATCCGAATTTGAATTTCATAAATCCGAGAGTCTTTTACAAATCCGAATTTCATAAAgtggtccattgacaggcctactgaAAGTCAAACCCGATTTGTAGAAGACTCTctcgatttaaaaaaaaaaactaggctCTTAGTCTTTTTTTAATGCGAAACACCACGAACCGACAGAAAAGGAGACCGACCGATTGTGGAGCCCACCCAAATAATCTAAACcgttgattatttttaaaatattttatcgaTGGAAGTCTACGGAGAAGAATAGAACAAGAATGCAAAAATTACTAATTGACATGTGAATGCAACATCTATCTCGAATTTGAATATGGAAAGTGACGTAAACATAGGTGGGAAATTATATAATAGTCCGGGAGTACCGTCACGTAGTACTCTGGACCACTTTACAATCACACATTCTTGAAGGGTCTACCACTAAATATATGGGCCCTACAAAAATATGTGATTATAAAACGATCTAAGGTACCACGTAACGGTACTTCCGGACTACTGAATAATTAGTCATGTGGTTGGGCAGCAGATTCATAATAATCTTGTCATTCTGGGCCCTATATATACGCGGAGGGGTGCATATCCATTGCCATCCCAACAACGTTAGAAACACGGGGGCTTTCTTGGTTTCgcattttaactttgttttagtttagttttttaattattacttaattattttcttatattattactctatttctcgaCAGAGAAAAATAATAAGACAGGTGATGTCCAGAATGAATCTACTCCTGACCGACCTCGTATTTGGCGTGAACCACGTCCCCTCAAATTACATCCGGCCAATTTCCGACCGGCCAAATCTGATGGAGGTCGAGAAATCGGAGGGTTCCAACCTCATTCCAGTTATTGATCTTCAGGGCCTCCAAGGCCCTGACCGCTCGCATGTCATCGCAAAGATTGGTCTCGCGTGCCAACACCACGGTTTCTTTcaggtgtatttttttttaaacatttgtCATATGTGTATCAAGACTAGTAATGCTACTTATTTACGTCCAGATGTGTTCGCAATTGTCTAATGTAAATGGATCTCACAGTACATTAATTAAATGTAAAGCCCAGAAACATAAGGCTGTTCCCCATATGACCGTGCTCAGATCTGTGCACTTTCTATTGTGTTTGCAGTATTGTGGTTCTAGCATTTTGATTAGCCGTACATTGTTTATGTATATGATCAGGTTAAAAATCATGGGGTACCGGAGACGATGATCGAGAACGTACAGAGGATAGCTAGGGAGTTTTTCCGGTTGCCGGAAAGTGAGAGGttgaaaaactactcagatGACCCTTCTAAGACCACAAGGCTGTCCACTAGCTTCAACGTTAAGACGGAGAAGGTTTCCAACTGGAGAGATTTCTTGAGGCTCCATTGTTACCCACTTCAAAACTACGTGCACGACTGGCCCACAAACCCTCCGTCTTTCAGGTGCGCATCAACCTAAATATCTAATGGTCTGTCATATTGTTCCGCGAAAAAAGTGTGACGCCACCGACACAAACAGAGGGGCACAAATTCGAACATCTTTGTATTTCCGAATATTCGATGTACGTGAATCCCACATTGTAACGTATTGTAAaatgtgcaatactgtacgaaatGGCTCCAAGCAACCTCAGAGTTAGTCCTTTTATTGATGGTATTTATGTATGTTCAGGGAGGAGGTGGCGGAGTACTGCATGAGCGTAAGAGGGCTAACTCTGAGGCTGCTTGGAGCCATATCAGAGAGCTTAGGCCTTGACAGAGACTACGTCAGTGGACAACTTGGCAGCCATGGCCAACACATGGCTATGAACTATTACCCGCCGTGTCCCGAACCGGAGTTGACTTACGGGTTACCGGGTCACACTGACCCGAACCTGATCACAATTCTTCTTCAAGATGATGCGCCCGGGTTGCAGGTCTTGCATAAGGGAAAATGGGTAGCTGTCAATCCCATACCTAATACCTTCATCATCAATATTGGAGATCAAATGCAGGTAAATGTATAGTCAATGTTTGAATCAGTACGATGCTTAGTTAATTGTTTTTAATATAATAAATTAATCTCAACAGATTTAAATTTGCGCGTTCCTAAAAGTATTAATCCCTCTGTATTTAATTGTTGGTTTACTATGGgaagcggggggctgctgtcccaaggggacagcagcgtgTTGCTGTGCCCGATTCTGGGCCCACTctggtctcgctccgatgatcggaatcgctcattttgtagagctcgtcgagtagaacaaccatataaaaaatcagcttaattggatatcgttaAGTGCATGAtcagagcccatataactctcggtccatgggttacagtggatttgatccagtgtttcggatccattcttttcaagataaaaaggttccgatcaggcatttaataatatccaattaagctaattttttgcatggttgttctactcgacgagttcgacaaagtgaacgattccgatcatcggagcgagaccggagtgggcccaaaAACTGGGCCCAACAGCACGCTGCTGTtcccaaggggacagcagccccccctCCTCCTTTACTATGACCGGTCGTGTttaataaaccaaaccaaatccaaCCTTAAGTACCAATTAATTGGGGTCGGCgatataattttataatatCTTGTTTTTCATTGAGTTCTACCAAGGACATCACGTTCCATAATATCCTCGAAGCACCATGAAGCGGGTACAATGCGTCGCTCGAAGGGAACGCCCTAGCATTTGTCGTGTTCATAATCGGATTCTTGTCATAGTGATCTAAcgaggttttttttatttgttggctATGCTACCTAGTGCACAACTCTCCTCCTTTATCCGGACTTGGTACTTCTCTCGCAGCCCGCACCGAAACAGTGCTTTATCCCTACTTTCGTTAGTAATTTGAAGGGTAATTCAGTACTTCGGGAGTATGAACAACGACAGCATGTTCACTCAAGTAAAtgaactaaaaacaaaaattcagtgTCCTAATCAATTAGGACAGGGTCCgctatttaaattttttgtctcattttgtttgtgtgtgtgtgtgtggtctCGTAGGGAATCAGTACTTTTATATGGGTAAGATAAGATATTTCTGCTATTTCACCTCATTTGTTTCATGTACGTGctcgtttgaattttgattaggTTATTAGCAACGATCGATACAAGAGTGTGCTGCATCGAGCCGTGGTGAACAGCGACAGAGAACGGATTTCGATCCCGACATTTTACTGCCCCTCTCCCGATGCGTTGATAGGTCCAGCGCCGGAGTTGGTCGACAATGAGGACCGACGACCGGCAGTGTACAAGAAATTCACGTACCAGGAGTACTATGACAAGTTTTGGAACAGAGGGCTTGCTACGGAGTGTTGCTTGGACATGTTCGAAGTCTAgccgagttgagttttgttcaccctcttcttaaaagggtgaacattaccctcctccctatttgttgaaatggtgtggattccACCATAAattgatgtcatgcttaccaagaAGTATATTatatggtaagcatgacatcactttgtggtgggatccacactatttcaaccaataggaagtaGTGTAacgttcaccctcttttaaggagggtgaacaaaattgcactcagtCTAGCCTATCTTCATTTTCTACTCGATCAACcatctactccctccgttccaaaatgactgTCCCGTTCGGTCTCCAATGCAaaatttaaattgttaatatctttcaatctataatgaattttatatgcaatatggatcttatatgatagatctcaattagttctattatacaaaaatttgaaaatctttaaaaacattgtagattgaaagatattaacaatttaaaatttgCATCGGAGACCGAACGGGACAGTAATtgtggaacggagggagtagtactttTCGAGGTTCAGATTCTCATTGGTCCAAGTTTTGGATTGGTCGCGACAGTCCAAATTTTGACTATACATTAGTATaataaatggttcaaatttggcgggcttttgggcgggtaccacgggcgggctGCCAGGCGGGCTCACGGGCCGGGCCTATgggcgggccgagtaaaaattcataggtccgagcccgcccattacaaactatgggCCGGGCTAGCATGCCCGTTATACGGGCTCGGGCCGGGTAAAAGCCTGGTTGGCCAGACGGGCTTTGGGCGGGTTGCGGGCCTTCGGGCTAAATAATGACCCTTAATTTAGAGTGTTCTTGGGTCAAGATAGGTCGGTCTAAGCTAAAGTTTAAGGTGCGGGCTTTAAACCCCGATAATTTATAAGTGTTGGGACTCTTTACTGTGGTACTCCTTATAATAGttaaaaagatgcattgatATTTGCGAAAAatatattgatatttgtgatTAGTGTATTAAGATCCCGTTCTGCTAAAGAAGATAAGTACTCGATCATTTTTtaagtaagtatttattttttgaattaaaagtaatgtattgtaagagaatgacatgtctcgtaaaacaaaaa
This genomic window contains:
- the LOC131331935 gene encoding protein DMR6-LIKE OXYGENASE 2-like, which codes for MSRMNLLLTDLVFGVNHVPSNYIRPISDRPNLMEVEKSEGSNLIPVIDLQGLQGPDRSHVIAKIGLACQHHGFFQVKNHGVPETMIENVQRIAREFFRLPESERLKNYSDDPSKTTRLSTSFNVKTEKVSNWRDFLRLHCYPLQNYVHDWPTNPPSFREEVAEYCMSVRGLTLRLLGAISESLGLDRDYVSGQLGSHGQHMAMNYYPPCPEPELTYGLPGHTDPNLITILLQDDAPGLQVLHKGKWVAVNPIPNTFIINIGDQMQVISNDRYKSVLHRAVVNSDRERISIPTFYCPSPDALIGPAPELVDNEDRRPAVYKKFTYQEYYDKFWNRGLATECCLDMFEV